From Alphaproteobacteria bacterium, the proteins below share one genomic window:
- a CDS encoding YbaB/EbfC family nucleoid-associated protein, which translates to MKDLGALMKQAQEMQQKMAEMQAKLAAMELTGRSGGGLVKVTIDGKGETRRVEIDGSLLVPAEKGVLEDLLVAAINDARGKVEAEAQQQMQAITGGLPLPPGFKLG; encoded by the coding sequence CTGAAGGATCTCGGCGCCCTGATGAAGCAGGCGCAGGAGATGCAGCAGAAGATGGCGGAGATGCAGGCCAAGCTCGCCGCCATGGAGCTCACCGGCCGCTCCGGCGGCGGCCTGGTGAAGGTGACCATCGACGGCAAGGGCGAGACCAGGCGCGTCGAGATCGACGGCTCGCTGCTGGTGCCGGCCGAGAAGGGCGTGCTCGAGGATCTGCTGGTGGCGGCGATCAACGACGCGCGCGGCAAGGTCGAGGCCGAGGCGCAGCAGCAGATGCAGGCGATCACCGGCGGCCTGCCCCTGCCGCCAGGCTTCAAGCTCGGATGA
- the recR gene encoding recombination mediator RecR, whose protein sequence is MTGPEIDRLIQLLAKLPGLGPRSARRAALHMLKKREALMTPLAQAIGRAAEAIRACSVCGNLDTTDPCAVCADSRRDATLICVVEDVADLWALERGRVFTGAYHVLGGTLSALDGVGPEDLNIAGLMRRARNGIVREVILATNATVDGQTTAHYLADRLAGIEGVKVSRLAHGVPVGGELDYLDEGTLAAALKARRAM, encoded by the coding sequence ATGACCGGCCCCGAGATCGACCGGCTGATCCAGCTGCTCGCCAAGCTGCCCGGTCTTGGCCCGCGCTCGGCGCGGCGCGCGGCGCTGCACATGCTGAAGAAGCGCGAGGCGCTGATGACGCCGCTGGCGCAGGCGATCGGCCGCGCCGCCGAGGCGATCCGCGCCTGCTCGGTGTGCGGCAATCTCGACACCACCGATCCCTGCGCCGTGTGCGCCGATTCGCGTCGCGACGCCACGCTGATCTGCGTCGTCGAGGACGTCGCCGATCTGTGGGCGCTGGAGCGCGGCCGCGTCTTCACCGGCGCCTACCACGTTCTGGGCGGCACGCTCTCGGCGCTCGACGGCGTCGGGCCCGAGGACCTCAACATCGCCGGCCTGATGCGTCGCGCCCGCAACGGCATCGTGCGCGAGGTGATCCTCGCCACCAATGCCACGGTCGACGGCCAGACCACGGCGCACTACCTCGCCGACCGGCTGGCCGGCATCGAGGGCGTCAAGGTCTCGCGGCTCGCGCACGGCGTGCCGGTGGGCGGCGAGCTCGACTATCTCGACGAGGGCACCTTGGCGGCCGCGCTCAAGGCGCGCCGGGCGATGTAG
- a CDS encoding DUF4126 domain-containing protein has translation MDTLATLALALGGSWASGINMYLAALTIGIAGRVGAVRLPESLQALESPWILALAGVLYAINFFADKIPAVETVNDFIHTFLRIPAGAVLAGAAVGDADPAIIAAAALVGGTLAFGSHATKTSTRVAATGTVPGSGIGLSILEDIAVVGGLWLAIKNAVVFLILLAIVVALMIWLLPRIFRLFMSVVRRVTGRRRLDSGRPTG, from the coding sequence GTGGATACGCTCGCCACCCTGGCGCTCGCGCTCGGCGGCAGCTGGGCCAGCGGCATCAACATGTACCTCGCGGCGCTGACCATCGGCATCGCCGGACGCGTCGGCGCGGTGCGCCTGCCCGAGAGCCTGCAGGCGCTGGAATCGCCCTGGATCCTGGCGCTGGCCGGCGTGCTCTACGCCATCAACTTCTTCGCCGACAAGATCCCGGCGGTCGAGACGGTCAACGACTTCATCCACACCTTCCTGCGCATCCCCGCCGGCGCCGTGCTGGCCGGCGCCGCGGTGGGCGACGCCGATCCGGCGATCATCGCGGCGGCGGCACTGGTCGGCGGCACACTGGCCTTCGGCAGCCACGCCACCAAGACCAGTACCCGCGTCGCCGCCACCGGCACGGTGCCGGGCAGCGGCATCGGTCTGTCCATCCTCGAGGACATCGCCGTGGTCGGCGGCCTGTGGCTGGCGATCAAGAATGCCGTGGTCTTCCTGATCCTGCTGGCCATCGTCGTGGCGCTGATGATCTGGCTGCTGCCCCGGATCTTCCGCCTGTTCATGTCGGTGGTGCGACGGGTAACCGGCAGGCGACGGCTCGACAGCGGCCGGCCAACCGGCTAG
- a CDS encoding pyrimidine 5'-nucleotidase — protein sequence MTIAATAEQPAAWLFDLDNTLYPARCDLFAQTDRRIGEFISRLLDVHFDEAKRIQKDYWKTHGTSLRGLMTLHNVDPVPYLDYVHDIDYAPVDASPRLDDALKQLTGRKIVFTNGTVRHAERVLERLGVAHHFEGIYDIVAADYVPKPEMVVYRDIVGRYGVDPARAVMLDDIAVNLKPAHALGMRTVWIRTPESTQRAQGLALDWIHHQTEDLVDWLHDYLDGRG from the coding sequence ATGACCATAGCCGCCACCGCCGAGCAGCCCGCCGCCTGGCTGTTCGACCTCGACAACACGCTCTATCCGGCGCGCTGCGATCTGTTCGCGCAGACCGACCGGCGCATCGGCGAGTTCATCTCCAGGCTGCTCGACGTGCACTTCGACGAGGCCAAGCGCATCCAGAAGGATTACTGGAAGACGCACGGCACCTCGCTGCGCGGGCTGATGACGCTGCACAACGTCGACCCGGTGCCGTATCTCGACTACGTGCACGACATCGACTACGCGCCGGTCGACGCCAGCCCGCGCCTCGACGACGCGCTCAAGCAGCTCACCGGCCGCAAGATCGTCTTCACCAACGGCACGGTGCGCCATGCCGAGCGCGTGCTGGAGCGGCTGGGCGTGGCGCATCATTTCGAGGGCATCTACGACATCGTCGCCGCCGACTACGTGCCCAAGCCGGAGATGGTGGTCTATCGCGACATCGTCGGCAGGTACGGCGTCGATCCGGCGCGCGCCGTCATGCTCGACGACATCGCCGTGAACCTCAAGCCGGCGCATGCGCTGGGCATGCGCACGGTGTGGATCCGCACGCCCGAGAGCACGCAGCGCGCCCAGGGGCTGGCGCTCGACTGGATTCATCACCAGACCGAAGACCTCGTGGACTGGCTGCACGACTATCTCGACGGGCGCGGCTGA
- the panE gene encoding 2-dehydropantoate 2-reductase, with translation MKLLILGAGAVGGYFGGRLHQAGADVTFLVRPARAELLRVNGLKIVSPKGDATLQVKVVSDATQGGPYDLAMLSCKAYDLDSAIETLAPAIGPETAIVPLLNGMKHLDMLDQRFGAEKVLGGVARISSTLGADGSVVHMVPLAAVLTGEREKGAAARPALQDLAAAIGNSGFDGGIQSDIVQDMWDKWVMLCALAAMTGSLRGAVCDILETDEGADLMLEAIEECRLVARAAGREPGGSAMDNIRTYLTTRGSKFAASMLRDLEGGFRVEADHVIGDMIARAHSAGVAVPVLRQAYVHMQAYEQRQKREATAT, from the coding sequence ATGAAGCTTCTGATCCTCGGCGCCGGCGCGGTCGGCGGCTATTTCGGCGGGCGCCTGCATCAGGCCGGCGCCGACGTCACCTTCCTGGTGCGGCCGGCGCGCGCCGAGCTTCTGCGCGTCAATGGGCTGAAGATCGTCAGCCCCAAGGGCGACGCCACCTTGCAGGTCAAGGTCGTGTCCGACGCCACGCAGGGCGGGCCCTACGACCTGGCGATGCTCTCGTGCAAGGCCTATGACCTCGATTCGGCGATCGAGACGCTGGCGCCGGCCATCGGCCCCGAGACCGCGATCGTGCCGCTGCTCAATGGCATGAAGCATCTCGACATGCTCGATCAGCGCTTCGGCGCCGAGAAGGTTCTGGGCGGCGTGGCGCGCATCAGCTCGACTCTCGGCGCCGACGGCAGCGTCGTGCACATGGTACCGCTGGCCGCCGTGCTGACCGGCGAGCGCGAGAAGGGCGCAGCGGCACGGCCGGCGCTGCAGGATCTGGCGGCGGCGATCGGCAATTCGGGTTTCGACGGCGGCATCCAGTCCGACATCGTGCAGGACATGTGGGACAAGTGGGTGATGCTGTGCGCGCTGGCGGCGATGACCGGCTCGCTGCGCGGCGCCGTGTGCGACATCCTCGAGACCGACGAGGGCGCCGATCTCATGCTCGAGGCGATCGAGGAGTGCCGCCTGGTGGCGCGCGCCGCCGGCCGCGAGCCGGGCGGCAGCGCCATGGACAACATCCGCACCTACCTGACGACGCGCGGCTCGAAATTCGCCGCCTCGATGCTGCGCGACCTCGAGGGTGGCTTCCGCGTCGAGGCCGATCATGTCATCGGCGACATGATCGCGCGTGCGCACTCGGCCGGCGTCGCCGTGCCCGTGCTGCGCCAGGCCTATGTCCACATGCAGGCCTACGAGCAACGCCAGAAGCGCGAAGCGACGGCGACCTGA
- the dapD gene encoding 2,3,4,5-tetrahydropyridine-2,6-dicarboxylate N-succinyltransferase produces the protein MSAAQLQSTIDAAWEARDGINSKTKGEVRDAVEAAIAGLDDGSFRTAEKFKGEWVVNQWLKKAVLLSFRLYDSVPMDGGAVFPGMGGAPWFDKVPLKTTGWDAARFAHAGFRAVPGSIARRGSYIAKNVVLMPSFVNLGAYVDEGTMVDTWATVGSCAQIGRNCHLSGGVGIGGVLEPLQANPVIIEDNCFIGARSEVVEGVIVETGSVLSMGVFISATTKIVDRESGQIHVGRVPAYSVVVPGNISRGPNQPSTYCAVIMKTVDERTRSKTSINELLRD, from the coding sequence ATGAGTGCCGCACAGCTGCAGTCAACCATCGACGCCGCCTGGGAGGCGCGCGACGGCATCAACAGCAAGACCAAAGGCGAGGTGCGCGACGCCGTCGAGGCGGCGATCGCCGGCCTCGACGACGGCAGCTTCCGCACCGCCGAGAAGTTCAAGGGCGAGTGGGTGGTGAACCAGTGGCTGAAGAAGGCAGTGCTGCTGTCGTTCCGGCTCTACGACAGCGTGCCGATGGACGGCGGCGCGGTGTTCCCCGGCATGGGCGGCGCGCCGTGGTTCGACAAGGTGCCGCTGAAGACCACCGGCTGGGACGCGGCACGCTTCGCCCACGCGGGCTTCCGCGCCGTGCCCGGCTCGATCGCGCGCCGCGGCTCGTATATCGCGAAGAACGTCGTGCTGATGCCGTCCTTCGTCAACCTCGGCGCCTATGTCGACGAGGGCACCATGGTCGACACCTGGGCCACCGTCGGCTCCTGCGCGCAGATCGGCAGGAACTGCCACCTGTCCGGCGGCGTCGGCATCGGCGGCGTGCTCGAGCCGCTGCAGGCCAACCCGGTGATCATCGAGGACAATTGCTTCATCGGCGCGCGCTCGGAGGTCGTCGAGGGCGTGATCGTCGAGACCGGCTCGGTGCTGTCGATGGGCGTCTTCATCTCGGCCACGACCAAGATCGTCGACCGCGAGAGCGGCCAGATCCATGTCGGGCGCGTGCCGGCCTATTCGGTGGTGGTCCCGGGCAACATCAGCCGCGGGCCCAACCAGCCCTCGACCTACTGCGCGGTGATCATGAAGACGGTCGACGAGCGCACCCGCTCGAAGACCTCGATCAACGAGCTGCTGCGCGACTAG
- the dapE gene encoding succinyl-diaminopimelate desuccinylase, with protein MPDTSVSPALANEALDVVELTRDLIRCQSVTPAEGGALQLLERTLAPRGFSCERMDFSQEGTPDVANLYARVGTGGRHFCFAGHTDVVPAGDLSAWTVGPFGAELAQGVLFGRGAVDMKGAVAAFCVAASEFLAARGRDFGGSISLLITGDEEGPAINGTVKMLKTLAARGETIDACVVGEPSSAERFGDMMKIGRRGSVNVDLIVRGTQGHVAYPHLIDNPIHRLSKLIEALLATPIDKGSTHFQPTSLQWTNVDVGNSADNVAPGSLRARFNSRFNDLWTSQTLIAEFRRRLDAANAAVGGAGGYEMKARVSGESFYTAPGELSALIADAVREVTGLEAELSTTGGTSDARFIRAYAPVVEFGLVGQTLHKVDERSTVADLQALARVYRLMLDRYFA; from the coding sequence ATGCCCGACACCAGTGTCAGCCCCGCGCTGGCCAACGAAGCCCTCGACGTCGTCGAACTGACCCGCGATCTGATCCGCTGCCAGAGCGTGACGCCGGCCGAGGGCGGCGCGCTGCAGCTGCTGGAGCGCACCCTGGCGCCGCGCGGCTTCTCCTGCGAGCGCATGGATTTCAGCCAGGAAGGCACGCCCGACGTCGCCAACCTCTACGCCCGCGTCGGCACCGGCGGCCGGCATTTCTGCTTCGCCGGCCACACCGACGTCGTGCCGGCCGGCGATCTCTCGGCCTGGACGGTGGGCCCGTTCGGCGCCGAGCTCGCCCAGGGCGTGCTGTTCGGCCGCGGCGCGGTCGACATGAAGGGCGCCGTCGCCGCCTTCTGCGTCGCCGCCAGCGAGTTCCTGGCCGCGCGCGGCCGCGACTTCGGCGGCTCGATCAGCCTCTTGATCACTGGCGACGAGGAGGGCCCGGCGATCAACGGCACGGTGAAGATGCTGAAGACGCTGGCGGCGCGCGGCGAGACCATCGACGCCTGCGTCGTCGGCGAGCCGAGCTCGGCGGAGCGTTTCGGCGACATGATGAAGATCGGCCGCCGCGGCAGCGTCAATGTCGACCTGATCGTGCGCGGCACGCAGGGCCACGTGGCCTATCCGCACCTGATCGACAACCCGATCCATCGCCTGTCGAAGCTGATCGAGGCGCTGCTCGCCACGCCGATCGACAAAGGCAGCACGCATTTCCAGCCGACCTCGCTGCAATGGACCAATGTCGATGTCGGCAACAGCGCCGACAACGTCGCCCCCGGCAGCCTGCGCGCGCGCTTCAACAGCCGCTTCAACGACCTGTGGACCTCGCAGACGCTGATCGCCGAGTTCCGCCGGCGCCTCGACGCGGCCAACGCCGCGGTCGGCGGTGCCGGCGGCTACGAGATGAAGGCGCGCGTATCGGGCGAGTCGTTCTACACCGCGCCCGGCGAGCTCTCCGCGCTGATCGCCGACGCCGTGCGCGAGGTCACCGGGCTGGAGGCCGAGCTGTCGACCACCGGCGGCACCTCGGACGCGCGCTTCATCCGCGCCTACGCACCGGTGGTCGAGTTCGGCCTGGTCGGCCAGACCCTGCACAAGGTCGACGAGCGCAGCACCGTGGCCGACCTGCAGGCGCTGGCCAGGGTCTACCGCCTCATGCTCGATCGCTACTTCGCGTGA
- the yihA gene encoding ribosome biogenesis GTP-binding protein YihA/YsxC — MSTDDPVEAGRKLFAASCEFIAGAASIESMPGIGAPEIAFAGRSNVGKSSLVNALTGRRTLARVSSKPGHTRQLNFFDLGGRLWLVDLPGYGFAQVSKSMKDAWKDLATAYLRGRPTLKRVCLLIDSRHGVKKADEETMTNFDKAAIVYQLVLTKVDEIPAVKIPAALEAAARAAAKHVGAHPVPMATSSETGYGIAELRAELAAVAAR; from the coding sequence GTGAGCACCGACGATCCGGTCGAAGCCGGCCGCAAGCTCTTCGCCGCGTCCTGCGAGTTCATCGCCGGCGCCGCGTCGATCGAATCGATGCCCGGCATCGGCGCGCCGGAGATCGCCTTCGCCGGGCGCTCCAATGTCGGCAAGTCGAGCCTGGTCAACGCCCTGACCGGCCGCCGCACCCTGGCGCGCGTCTCCTCCAAGCCCGGCCATACGCGGCAGCTCAATTTCTTCGACCTCGGCGGACGGCTGTGGCTGGTCGATTTGCCGGGCTACGGCTTCGCCCAGGTCTCGAAATCGATGAAGGACGCGTGGAAGGATCTCGCCACCGCCTATCTGCGCGGCCGTCCCACGCTCAAGCGCGTCTGCCTGCTGATCGATTCGCGCCACGGCGTGAAGAAGGCCGACGAGGAGACGATGACCAATTTCGACAAGGCGGCCATCGTCTACCAGCTGGTGCTGACCAAGGTCGACGAGATCCCCGCGGTGAAGATCCCCGCCGCGCTTGAGGCGGCGGCCCGGGCGGCGGCGAAGCATGTCGGCGCCCATCCCGTGCCGATGGCGACCAGCAGCGAGACCGGCTACGGCATCGCCGAACTCAGGGCGGAGCTCGCCGCCGTCGCGGCGCGCTGA
- the soxR gene encoding redox-sensitive transcriptional activator SoxR → MAPPVLLTIGQLARRTGLSVSAIRFYEQRGLVRAARTGGNQRRFARADIRRLSFALIAQRLGLGLAEIERALAALPEGRAPTRKDWQAMSRHIRETLEGRIRLLERTRDLLDGCIGCGCLSLGSCALYNRDDRAARAGAGPRFLLGDRWQDFETPGAALSAPRRRRAPP, encoded by the coding sequence GTGGCGCCGCCCGTCCTGCTCACCATCGGCCAGCTCGCCCGCCGCACCGGGCTCAGCGTCTCCGCCATCCGCTTCTACGAGCAGCGCGGCCTGGTGCGCGCCGCGCGCACCGGCGGCAACCAGCGGCGCTTCGCGCGCGCCGACATCAGGCGCCTGTCCTTCGCCCTGATCGCCCAGCGCCTGGGGCTCGGCCTCGCCGAGATCGAGCGCGCGCTCGCCGCCCTGCCCGAGGGTCGTGCGCCCACGCGCAAGGACTGGCAGGCCATGAGCCGGCACATCCGCGAGACGCTGGAGGGCCGCATCCGCCTGCTGGAGCGCACCCGCGACCTGCTCGACGGCTGCATCGGCTGCGGCTGCCTGTCGCTGGGCTCCTGCGCCCTCTACAACCGCGACGACCGCGCGGCGCGCGCCGGGGCCGGCCCGCGCTTCCTGCTGGGCGACCGGTGGCAGGACTTCGAGACGCCCGGTGCGGCGCTCAGCGCGCCGCGACGGCGGCGAGCTCCGCCCTGA
- a CDS encoding VOC family protein, giving the protein MPGPRIEHVNITVSDPDRTARLMGALFGWHVRWSGPARDGGRTVHVGDERQYIALYTGRDTRYTAENFAKGRPLNHVGVEVDDLGAVEARVTAAGLAPFGHDSYDPGRRFYFLDPDGIEYEVVSYA; this is encoded by the coding sequence ATGCCTGGTCCGCGCATCGAGCACGTCAACATCACCGTCAGCGACCCCGACCGCACCGCGCGCCTGATGGGCGCGCTGTTCGGCTGGCACGTGCGCTGGAGCGGCCCGGCGCGCGACGGCGGCCGCACCGTCCATGTCGGCGACGAGCGGCAGTACATCGCGCTCTACACCGGCCGCGACACGCGCTACACGGCGGAGAATTTCGCCAAGGGCCGGCCGCTCAACCATGTCGGCGTCGAGGTCGACGATCTCGGCGCCGTCGAGGCGCGCGTCACGGCGGCCGGCCTCGCGCCGTTCGGCCACGATTCCTACGATCCCGGCCGGCGCTTCTATTTCCTCGATCCCGACGGCATCGAATACGAGGTGGTGAGCTACGCCTGA
- a CDS encoding 2OG-Fe(II) oxygenase has product MTERTTPAQRRIRSLDWQAIGHDLDTLGHAVVPGLLDAAECAGLRALYGAESGFRSRVVMARHGFGMGEYRYFARPLPAIVTLLRETFYPPLAGIANRWCRAVGEPDTYPDALAAWLRRCHDAGQTRPTPLLLKYGAGDWNALHRDLYGDLVFPLQMTVLLNRPDEEFDGGDFVLVENRPRLQSRAHVVRLGQGDAVIFAVDRRPVKGSRGWYRTAMRHGVSTITSGERMTLGVIFHDAA; this is encoded by the coding sequence ATGACTGAACGCACGACACCCGCCCAACGTCGCATCCGCTCGCTCGATTGGCAGGCGATCGGCCATGATCTCGACACGCTCGGGCACGCCGTCGTGCCCGGCCTGCTCGATGCCGCCGAGTGCGCGGGCCTGCGGGCGCTGTACGGCGCGGAGTCGGGCTTCCGCAGCCGCGTGGTCATGGCGCGCCACGGCTTCGGCATGGGCGAGTACCGGTATTTTGCCCGGCCGCTGCCGGCGATCGTCACGCTCTTGCGCGAGACGTTCTATCCGCCACTGGCCGGCATCGCCAATCGCTGGTGCCGCGCCGTCGGCGAGCCCGACACCTATCCCGATGCCCTGGCCGCCTGGCTGAGGCGCTGCCACGATGCCGGCCAGACGCGGCCGACGCCGCTGCTGCTGAAATACGGCGCCGGCGACTGGAACGCCCTGCACCGCGACCTCTACGGCGACCTCGTCTTCCCGCTGCAGATGACGGTCCTGCTCAACCGGCCGGACGAGGAGTTCGACGGCGGCGACTTCGTGCTGGTCGAGAACCGCCCGCGCCTGCAATCGCGCGCCCATGTCGTGCGCCTCGGCCAGGGCGATGCGGTGATCTTCGCCGTCGATCGCCGGCCGGTGAAGGGCAGCCGGGGCTGGTACCGCACCGCCATGCGCCACGGCGTCAGCACGATCACGTCGGGCGAGCGGATGACGCTGGGCGTGATCTTCCACGACGCGGCGTGA
- the argB gene encoding acetylglutamate kinase, producing MADAGQQPENKEQRRLIRMAETISKALPNMRRHSGATFVVKYGGHAMTDPKLGDLFARDVVLMKQVGMQPIVVHGGGPQINRMLQRVGIKSEFVNGLRVTDAATMEIVEMVLAGSINKAIVADINECGGIAVGICGKDGNLILARKVTEMRNPTTGELLKVDLQQVGEPARINVMVLEQLARANVIPVVAPIGFGVDDELTYNINADTSAGAIAGAMKAKRLLFLTDVPGVLDKQGNVIGDMTVEQARALIADGTISGGMIPKVENCIDAVNAGVEAAVIMDGRVPHALLLELFTEAGAGTMVKRK from the coding sequence ATGGCCGACGCTGGGCAACAGCCGGAGAACAAGGAACAACGGCGTCTCATCCGCATGGCGGAGACGATCTCCAAGGCGCTGCCCAACATGCGACGTCACTCGGGCGCGACCTTCGTGGTGAAGTATGGCGGCCACGCCATGACCGACCCCAAGCTGGGCGACCTGTTCGCGCGCGACGTCGTGCTGATGAAGCAGGTCGGCATGCAGCCGATCGTGGTCCATGGCGGCGGGCCGCAGATCAACCGGATGCTCCAGCGCGTCGGCATCAAGAGCGAGTTCGTCAACGGGCTGCGCGTCACCGACGCGGCGACCATGGAGATCGTCGAGATGGTGCTGGCCGGCTCCATCAACAAGGCGATCGTCGCCGACATCAACGAATGCGGCGGCATCGCCGTCGGCATCTGCGGCAAGGACGGCAACCTGATCCTGGCCCGCAAGGTCACCGAGATGCGCAACCCCACGACCGGCGAGCTGCTCAAGGTCGACCTGCAGCAGGTCGGCGAGCCTGCCAGGATCAACGTCATGGTGCTCGAGCAGCTGGCACGCGCCAACGTCATCCCCGTGGTGGCGCCGATCGGCTTCGGCGTCGACGACGAGCTGACCTACAACATCAACGCCGACACCTCGGCCGGCGCGATCGCCGGGGCGATGAAGGCCAAGCGCCTGCTGTTCCTGACCGACGTGCCCGGCGTGCTCGACAAGCAGGGCAACGTGATCGGCGACATGACGGTCGAGCAGGCGCGCGCCCTGATCGCCGACGGCACGATCTCCGGCGGCATGATCCCCAAGGTCGAGAACTGCATCGACGCGGTGAACGCCGGCGTCGAGGCGGCGGTGATCATGGATGGCCGCGTGCCGCACGCGCTCCTGCTGGAGCTCTTCACCGAGGCCGGCGCCGGCACCATGGTGAAGCGCAAGTAG
- the def gene encoding peptide deformylase has protein sequence MAILSIITAPDPRLKQLSAPVAEVDAEIRQLMDDMLETMHAAPGIGLAAPQVGVLKRVIVLEIDREETKVGPLFMANPEIVDASDDDAIYNEGCLSVPEHYADVTRPAEVTVRYLDRDGTRQELKCEGLLSTCVQHEIDHLDGILFIDKISALKRNIILRKLVKERKDREHAL, from the coding sequence ATGGCCATCCTGTCCATCATCACCGCGCCCGACCCGAGGCTGAAGCAGCTCTCGGCCCCCGTGGCCGAGGTCGACGCCGAGATCCGCCAGCTGATGGACGACATGCTGGAGACCATGCATGCGGCGCCCGGCATCGGCCTGGCGGCGCCGCAGGTCGGCGTGCTCAAGCGGGTGATCGTGCTGGAGATCGACCGGGAAGAGACCAAGGTCGGCCCGCTGTTCATGGCCAACCCCGAGATCGTCGACGCCTCCGACGACGATGCGATCTACAACGAGGGCTGCCTGTCGGTGCCCGAGCACTACGCCGACGTCACGCGGCCGGCCGAGGTGACGGTGCGCTACCTCGACCGCGACGGCACGCGGCAGGAGCTGAAATGCGAGGGGCTGCTGTCGACCTGCGTGCAGCACGAGATCGACCACCTCGACGGCATCCTGTTCATCGACAAGATCTCCGCGCTCAAGCGCAACATCATCCTGCGCAAGCTGGTCAAGGAACGTAAGGACCGCGAGCACGCGCTCTGA
- the fmt gene encoding methionyl-tRNA formyltransferase: MKLGFLGTSAFAVPALDALIAAGHDIVAVYTRAPKPAGRGHREQRTPVHEVAARAGIAVRTPRTLRSDEEAAAFRALDLDAAVVVSYGHILPRAFLEAPVLGCLNIHGSLLPRWRGAAPIHRAILAGDEESGVTIIRMDEGLDTGPMLLAESVPIRADTTASALHDELAALGARLIVSALDGLVGGSLQAVAQPEEGVTYAHKLGREEGALDWRRPAAELERQVRAFEPWPGAHFDAPAPGGGVERIKLRGATLALASGTPGRVSIARDGVPVVACGVGGLRLLSLQRPGKAAVDGAAFARGFPLDGVTLPPTATPLAAPAR, from the coding sequence ATGAAGCTCGGATTCCTCGGCACATCGGCTTTCGCGGTCCCGGCGCTCGACGCGCTGATCGCCGCCGGCCACGACATCGTCGCCGTCTATACCCGCGCGCCGAAACCCGCCGGCCGCGGCCATCGCGAGCAGCGCACGCCGGTGCACGAGGTCGCTGCGCGCGCCGGCATCGCCGTGCGCACGCCGCGCACCCTGCGCAGCGATGAGGAGGCGGCGGCCTTCCGCGCGCTCGACCTCGATGCCGCGGTCGTCGTCTCCTACGGCCACATCCTGCCCAGGGCCTTCCTCGAGGCGCCGGTGCTGGGCTGCCTCAACATCCACGGCTCGCTGCTGCCGCGCTGGCGCGGTGCGGCGCCGATCCATCGCGCCATCCTCGCCGGCGACGAGGAGTCGGGCGTCACCATCATCCGCATGGACGAGGGCCTCGACACCGGCCCGATGCTGCTGGCCGAGAGCGTGCCGATCCGCGCCGACACCACGGCGAGCGCGCTGCACGATGAGCTGGCGGCGCTGGGCGCGCGGCTGATCGTCTCGGCGCTCGACGGGCTGGTCGGCGGCAGCCTGCAGGCCGTGGCGCAGCCCGAGGAGGGCGTCACCTACGCCCACAAGCTGGGCCGCGAGGAAGGCGCGCTCGACTGGCGGCGGCCTGCCGCCGAGCTCGAGCGCCAGGTGCGCGCCTTCGAGCCCTGGCCCGGCGCCCATTTCGACGCGCCGGCGCCGGGCGGCGGCGTCGAGCGCATCAAGCTGCGCGGCGCGACGCTTGCCCTGGCGTCGGGCACGCCCGGCCGCGTCAGCATCGCGCGCGACGGCGTGCCGGTGGTCGCCTGCGGCGTCGGCGGCCTGCGGCTCCTGTCGCTGCAACGCCCGGGCAAGGCGGCGGTCGACGGCGCCGCCTTCGCGCGCGGCTTCCCGCTCGACGGCGTCACCCTGCCCCCGACCGCCACCCCGCTCGCCGCGCCGGCAAGATGA